AATAAGGGAGGTCTCAGTGTGAGATGAAATCGTCAGGGAGAGCTCATTCAGAAGATGTAATGGAAGCTAGGCTTTGAAGGGAGTAATGAACATGAGCCGGGGCCAAAGAGAAATCTAAGCAAAAGGAAAAGCATGAGAAAGGCACAGAGGCAAGGGCTTTTAAGACAACAGTGGAAGGTCACAGGAAGTTTAACCATGATAAATCAAGGTGAATATGCTAGAGAGTAATGAAGCTGAGGCAGATTAAGTATGGAGGGCAAGGTAATGGAGAGCTTTGAACATCATTGCTCTGATAGGAATTATTTGCTGGGTGTTCTTGAGTAAAAATGAGATATCATGAAAATGGAGTTTGAGGAGGACCATCTTGGAAGCATACAAGGTGGGGATCTTGGGAGTAAgtaaactgaaaagaaagaattaCAATAACCTGGGCCTCAGATGATATGGATCTGCAGAGAAGGATATGAAGGGATAGCAGAAACGTAAAAAAGTCCAGCCTCAAGGAGAAAACTAAGAATTGGTACAACTTAGCAAGACTTTGGACATGAACGATGGAGACCAGAAAAAGACTAAAAGACCACTCTAAGATTGGGATAAGAAATATGAAGGGTAGTGAGTCTCTTCAGGGTAAAGATGTTAAGCAAAGATGcctatttaaaaggaaaacaggagtTGGGGACAGAGTGATGAGTTCTGTTTTCAAATACCAAGTTGTATAGGTACCTGTGGAAAAGTTCACAGGTACCTATAGTACCTGTGGGAGACAACCCACAGGGCAGGAAATATTAAGTTGCTCAAATATAAGAAGGTAAATGTAAACAATCACAATGGTTAAATAGGAGTATAGAAAAAGTAGTGAATAAAATTAAGACATGGAGATTTTCTCagtggggaggaagaaaagaccaACAAAGAAAAGCTAAAAGTGAAGAAACTGACCAAAAAGGATCCCACAAGTCAAAGGAGAATTCCTGAGATGCAGGGGAAATTCCCAAGTATGAAATATAGATCTAGAAGGACAAGAACTAAGAAAAGGCATTAATATTTATCCACTGATGATTCTGAGGATATTTCAGTGGAATACAAAAGCCAACAAGGAGAAGTTTTAAGAATAGATTAATGAGGAAACGGGGTTTAATAATGGATGACATGTTTGAAAAACCATGAATGACAGAAGAATAAAATGGTAGTTGGAAATGAGCAGTAAAGTTGAAGCTTTTACACATTTTATGCTATAGATGAACTTACTGGTGTCATCCTGACTGTCCATCTGCCTGGCCTAGGGCATGGATATTTCATTTCCCTCCACAATGCTACTTTCCTTGGGGCAGTTCAGAGAGAAATGTACTTGAATCTATAAGTTACTGCTTTGTcctcccagtttttaaaaatgttttacttctttaaacATGTTTTCCTTGCAGAATTTAGCTTTCTAGTACTACAAAGCATCAAAAGTATCAACATTTAAAGATGATATAATTATAAACCAAAATGGCATTTTCAACCAATTTTCCAGTAACTATATGGATTTGCACTATAGTGCACATTTCCTCCCTCAGTAACCAggaatacatgttttttttttttttttttttgcggtacgcgggcctctcactgttgtggcctctcccgtcgcggagcacaggctccagacacacaggctcagctgccatggctcacgggcccagccgctccgcggcatgtgggatcttcccggactggggcacgaatccgtgtcccctgcatcggcaggcagactctcaaccactgcgccaccagggaagcccaggaatacataatttttaaatggctggCCAGGGTTAGGGTGTTCATTAGAGACACAGCAGACCAGCTGTCAGGAGCACAGGCTTGAGAATCAGACTATGTAGGTTAGAATCCCTGCTCTATCACTTACTCGTTGTGATCTTGATCAACTCATTcagctctctaagcctcagtttcctcatccatacaGTGGAGTATATAATATCTACCATAAGCATAAGAAATATGTAACACTGGGTTTGGCACAtagtgagtgctcaataaatgtcagctattattatcTAGAGCCTCAGAACCAAGAGTAAAACTAACTGTTCCCATATGGGAATCGATCACTGCATTCTAGCACTGCCACCTtactcaatggagaaaatctTTGAAACCTAAGATGTCTCTACTAGGACTATGGTGGATCGCAACAGTTACGGAAGAACCACTTTATTACACCAGGTCCTAAAATGAAAAGCTGAGGATGGGAGAAGAAAGTACTGGTGAATAGTTCATTTCAGATTAAGAGCATAAAAACAGAATATGTAGGATAAAGGAACTTAGTGCATGTCACTCATAGTTAGGAGCAAAATAAGGTCATACAGAGTGATCAACAATATTCTAATGCTAAGAGTGAAAACAGGAGACCAAGAATGGGCTTCTACTTATGCCCCCAAAGAAACAATAGCCTTTTTCTACTGTCTTATACTACTTGGCTATCTCTATAGGTGTGCTGAATCAGCCTTGGTATATATTGTTCTTTCAAGTCATATTCTTTTCTCACATGCATCCCAGTAAAATAGTAATCTTTCTggtcatattttctttaaatttctgccAGATATTAGTAATTCTGAGATTTAAGTCTGGCTACACATTACTCTGAGTAGAGATGTTAACTGGTACATCTACAGTCATTTCAATATGGTACTCTGCTGAGAGCTTTCATTGGAATAGGAGACAACTGTTCCCCTAAACTATCAATACATGGGAGgagtgtgtgtatacatgcacatgcacacacgcacatactCTCCCTCTGACAATGTACTCATCCTATGTAATATCTGTACACAGGTAGCATTTGCCTCAGGTAGAATTAGTATCTTAAGGACAATAAGGCACAACTAAAGTGGAGAGCAAGGATCTAGAGACAActagatttatttctggtttcttGTAATTTCAAGTACCAGGGAATTAGGAATAGTAATCTATAGgccaaaaagagggagagggaggagggaggggggaggggggaggaggggggagggaggaggggggagggggagggagggggaggagggagagggggagggggaggagggagggggaggggggagaagggaagataagaaaaataaaggatacTGAAAAGCATTGTTTTGAAGAAGTTAACCAAGGAAACCAGGATGACAAATGACAAGTGAGTACCAATGGTTCAATGAAATAGATGTAGATAACCTTGATGTTATTAGCGGTCAATATGGGCCATACTGGGGTAAGGAAGGGATGTTACAGGGAAGGAATTTATGATCCAAAAGGTGGACCTCTATGATACCTGATTTTATAACTGATTTTTGAAAACATCAATCATAAAACAACATGATTAGAAAGTGCTGTCCCTGTTCATGATAGTCACAGTGTGAAATTTCATAATTTCTCTTGGAATTTTTATCACAatgtgtatcattttcttttggaTAGGATTAATGGAATTAATTCCAATTCTGACAGCTGATTTTGGAAACAGCCAAAAGTTACTCAATTCCAAATATGGTGAATAAGTGAGTAATCAAATGGTCAAAAATGAGATGAAATTCAAGAGTAATAGAGTTTTCTTGTATGGTCTATTAAATGGGAATCTTGAGAATGTTCCAAATTTCTAGAGGAGTGGTAGCACTTGGAATAATAGCACTACTGGAATAGCTAGAACTGCCCAATTTAAAGGACAACCCATATTTGGATTCTTCTGGAAGTTGTAGGTGTTACTTTAAACCAGCCTCATTACTTTATACAATATCCCCTGGTATACTGAAAGCTTCAAAGATGAAATATAGTGCTTGGTGATGATGAGTTTAATACTGTGTCTTTGCTGGATTACAGATGGAGTGCACCAGAATTCAGAAGAATGAGGAACTGTGAGGTGAAGTATTCAACTGATTACCGCTGTAGATATGGCAAGAAAGAGATGAAGAATGAGGGCGGTGCTGAGGCCATCTAAGGAGGTGGGTCCAGGGTAAAGACAAGAGTGTAGACCATCTAGTCAGGGGGTTTGTGCAGACCCCCGAGAGAGCGGTACCGTAATGGGCCAAAAGAGATGAGTATACATTCTTTGTaaggatttttatgtcttcttcaagcacctctgtctccttttttttccccatgtgatGCCTTAACGAGGATAGTGTAAACACCTATTTGTACCACAGTGTACAGTGGGAAGGTGGAAAGCAGAGTCAGAAGTCACCAAAAGGTACAACCATCCAAACTCAAGAGCAGCAGGGCTGAGTCTCCACTCACCTCTTTCTCTGCATCATTCCCACAACCATCACTAATGCGTCCACTTCCTCGCTGACACAGGTACTGGGACTGGGAGTGGTGAAGGATACGTATGGATGCTCAATGACTCAGTGGAGTCAGTGAAGGTGGTATATGAAGAAAAATGCTGGAGTGCTGTTAAAAATATAGCATTCTGAGTTTGCATGGGAATATGGATTTCCACTATCAGGagcattagaataaaataaaatgcacactTAAGCATAAATACATGAGATGTCTGTAAAAATTTCCCTAGAACTAGGATCTTAGAAAGCTAAATATAAGTCTCACACAGAGGCTGCTTCAAACTCTAAAGCAGCTTCTTAGGTCAGATTAGGAGCACAAGTGCACCTTTAGGGGAATAAATGGGAGAAGGGATCACAGATGGGAAGAAACAGAGGAACTAGGAGGAGTAGCCTCTCTCAAACCTATAGCTACTCACCAAAAAGACAAAGTTAAGTGCCTCAAGCCACGACAAGCAACTTGCTCTAATGCTATTTTAAGTTTCTAAAGGATACCTTAGGCCATCGGGAGCTCCACTCCATCAGACACCTCCCAAGATAGTCAAGCTAATCAACCTGCATCAAGGCACTGTGCCCAAACTACTGAAGAGCTATACTAACTTTGTCACCACTATCAATTCTGACCCTAGATAAGGTTGTAATGATGCTGAACTTTCTGCCTTTTTGTTACACTGAAAGACCTCTCACTAGCACATGGTTCCTCTAATGCTGAATAATGCCCAATCTATGACTAAAGTTTTTTCCTAAACTCCCGTGGATTCAGACTTTTCTCCACTGTGGATTCTCTGATGTCGAATTAGACTTGACCTCTgaataaaggctttcccacactcaTTACATTGATAGGGCTTCTCCCCTGTGTGAATTCTCAGATGCTGAATGAGGCCAGTGTTCCCAttgaaagctttcccacattctttacatttataGGGTCTTTCTCCAGTGTGGATTCTCTGATGTTCAATAAGGCCTGACTTTTGACTGAAGGCCCTCCCACACTCATTGCATTTGTagggtttctccccagtgtggCTTCTCTGATGGCCAATAAGATGTGAGCTCCGCCTGAAGGTTTTCCCACACTCATCACACTCATAGggcttctccccagtgtggaTTCTCTGATGTCCGATGAGGTGTGAGCTatgactgaaagctttcccacacTCATTACATTCATAGGGTCTCTCCCCACTGTGGATTCTCTGGTGCAGAATAAGGCCCGCACTCTgactgaaagccttcccacacTGATTGCACTGATACGGCTTCTCCCCAGTATGGATTCTCTGGTGCAGGATCAGGCCTGTGTTTTGACTGAAGGCTTTACCACACTCCTTACAGTGGTAGCGTTTTACTTTGTTGTGGATATCCTGATGGGAAAGAAGGGCTGACCTGTAACTGAAGGCTTTACCACACACATTACACTGatagggtttctccccagtgtggatTCTCCAGTGGCGAACAAGACCTGAACTCTGAGCAAAGCTCTTCCCACATTCATCACATTTATGTCGTCTCTCTTGGGTGGGATTTCCCCGCTGCCTCTCTAATGTGCCCAGAAGGTCTCGGGCTTCTCCATGCTCAAGACCCCCGATAACATCCCCGTTGCATTTGGCAGCTGTCTCTCCATGTGGTTGGATTCCAGTAGATATTACCTGTTTTGAAGCTAATTCCCTGTTCTCATTCCTGGTCTCACCACCtggaataaaaatgtaataaacatCAAGCCAACGTCACTTCCTATTCTCTATGTtaggagaaagaaatcaaagatggggGAAAGGAATATACACTTGGAACAGCTACAAGTAAACGCAAAGCTCCCACCTGTCTCTGAAATGCCTTCGTTAATATGGGGAGAAAGGAGCAGGGTCAAACAGAAGTACCACACACCAACTGGGGAAGAACTGCCATCAAAAAATAGggttgatggggcttccctggtggcgcagtggttgagagtttgcctgccgatgcaggggacatgggttcatgccctggtccgggaggatcccacgtgccgcagagcggatgggcccgtgagccatggctgttgagcctgcgcgtctgcagcctgtgctccgcaatgggagaggccacaacagtgagaggcccgcataccgcaaaaaaaaaaaaaaaaaaatagggttgaTGGAAGGAGGACTAAAGTAGAAAGGGATCAATTGCGAAGAAGTGGAAGTTGGGGAGTGGGAAGGAATATGGAACTACGAAAAGATCTAATGAgtggaaaaggaatgaaaaagtcCCAGTCATTAAAAGGGAGGAGCACAATAGGTCTAAGTGAGAGAATCTATGTGAACTCAGAGAGCACTAAAAGATTTCAATTTCCAACTGGCAAAGAGACCAATACCCAGTTACAAACTGTAAGGTAAGTCCTAGATTAGAGAATAAAAgtgcccttttatttttttaaatttatttatttatcctggttattttatttctatttatttttttaattgaagtatagttggtttacaatatcgtgttagttttgggtgtacagtaaagtgattcagttacacatatatatgtatatatctttattcttttttaaaattcttttccattataggttattataagatattgaatataatagtTGCTGTGCtataaatccttgttgtttatctattttatatatggtagtgtgtatcttaatcccatactcctaatttatccctctcccaaccttcccctttggtaaccataagtttgttttctgtgtctgtgagtctatttctgttttgtaaataagttcatttgtactatattttagattccactatCTTTTAGAttctctgtctgtcttacttcacttagtatgataatctctaggtccatccatgttgctgcaaatggcattatttcattcttttttacggcttagtaatattccattgtgttgatatatatatatatatatatatatatatatatatatgtatatatatacacacatacatacacacacaccacatcgtctttatccattcatctgctgatggacacttagtttgcttccatgtcttggctattgtaaatagtgccgctatgaacattggggtgcatgtatcttttcaaattacagcttctgtcttttccagatacacacccaggagtgggattgctggatcatatggtaactctatttttagttttttaaggaacctccatgctgttttccgtGGTGGCTGCAAAAGTTCCTTTTAGAACTCCAGAAGTctcaatattttatctttctgttgGACCCTGAGTTTAAACTCAACTATGTCTTTCAGAAAGCTCAAAGCTACTGTAcacataaacaaacacaaaactgtaaatgataataataaccagAGCTTTCCTTACCCAGGGAGAACATGTTTCTGTAATTCTCTGGCCTGTTATCTCTACTCAGATCCTTCTGTGATGAATCAAGAAGCCATTCCTCTCGAATTAGGGACACAGCCATGTCTTCAATCTTCTCCAAAGTCTGAAACAAAACAAGATGCCCATCTGGGACTGGGACTGTTCCACAGTTCAAACCCAGAGTGTCAGAGAGATCCACCAGGGTTGGAGTGGATCAAGAGGTGGGAATGTACTGTGTAAAGGGATCTGCATAGCTAGCAGGAAAGAACAGGAAAATGCACCAGATTCATTGGGGGAAAATCAAGGATCAACCTGTCTCTATGCAGAAGAACATGGGGCAAGTTCTTAATGGAGCTATGGGGTTTCAGTGAGGAGCACAACTCACCTGGAACCCTGCTGTAAGAAGTGTAGCTGTCATCTCCTGGTCTCGAGGACTTCCTTTCTGGGAAGGAGTAGGACTCTGTGAAGCAGATATGgctgagagaggagaaaggagctATGAATGAGACCAGCCTTGTCCTGTGGTTATAGGAACCAGCACTAACACGTtccaaaattatttgtatttcagCCGATATGCATGCCAGAGATTTTGAATATGAAATGCTGTTAATTTTGGACTCTGGGTTCGTACCTATGGTTGCTCACAAAACATCTGCACTTTGATGTCCCACTCAGCCTGAAGTTACATGTCAAAAATAgaaagtgtagggcttccctggtggcgcggtggttgagagtccgcctgccggtgcaggggacatgggttcgtgccctggtctgggaggatcccatgtgccgcggagcggctgggcccgtgagccgtggccgctgagcctgcgcgtccggagcctgtgctccgcgacgggagaggctgcagcagtgagaggcccgcgtacagccaaaaaaaaaatagaaagtgtaCTGGTTTCCTAACAGGAAGTACATTACAACTTCTTCTCTACCACCAAAGCTATATTCCATCCTTGTGCTTGTACACAGTATTTCTTTAGGTCCTGATCTCTTGCCAAGCTGAATATGAGAACCAATCTACCTCTACTAACTCTACTACTTTTTTGAAATGTCTACCATGACTGCCAGCATCTGCTTCCTATAGAAACCAGACAGGGTAATATCAAAATAAACATAGACTACTGTGTCTTGGGCAACAGGCACTAGAATTTTACATAAGGATTGTATTATTAATTGAAAATGTTTCTAAACttctttagaaatattaaaaatccaCTAATTTAGAACAAATTACTATACAccacacaaatgaaaaaataagaaattcaggGCAAGTATGAGATGAGACTAGAACATCTTATCTTGTTCTGtaagaaaattctcaaaaaatgaTGGAGAAATGTCAATAGGACACAGGAGCCAGACTGAAAAGGCCTCCTCTGGCCAACTCTGAGACAATTTAAGCATCAAAATAAAGATAGTAACAGAACATTTctggaataaaataagaatttatgaatccatattgataaataaaaaatgaataaataaaataaaatgggggaaggagagaacaCTCTCcattacaataaataaataaatgtagaggAAATGACAGAGTTAGAAAATAATCACTTTAGTAATCACTGATTCAGTCAAGAAGCATCAATAAATACTAAAACTAGTGTTTCAGCAACAAAAGTTTCATGAGGACCAGGATATTTACATAGACTCAAGAGTATCTCCCCacaaattacttattaattacaaagggaaaaacagtaacaaaaacctAGCAAGAATAACCTTAACCAAGTCATCAAAGATAACATTACCAATAACAGGCAAATTCCTGTTGTATTCCTGAGGACAACACCACTTCTGCGATGTTCATGCCAAATATATACAACTCGAATCTACATATGAGGAAACATCACACAAACTCAAATTGTTgtcattctacaaaataactgacttgtactcttcaaaaatgtcaagatcGTGAAAGGCAAAGAAAGGGTGAGGAACTACTCCAagttaaaggagactaaagagacaggaCAGCTAATTGCAAAGTGGGATCTTGGACTAGACTCTGGAAGAACATTATTGGGACAACCAGCAAAAACTGAATATGAACTGCGGACTAGATTAGTATTGCATCAGTGTTAAATTTCCTaattgtgggggcttccctggtggcgcagtggttgagagtctgtctgccaatgcgggggacacgggttcatgccccagttcgggaggatctcacatgccgcggagcggctgggcccgtgagccatggctactgagcctgcgcgtccggagcctgtgctccgcaacaagagaggccacaacagtgagaggcccgcgtaccgcaaaaaaaaaaaaaaaaaaaaaaaaatttcctaattGTGATCAATTTATTGTGGTTATCTATGAAAACACTCTTGTTTAAgaaaatacatactgaaatatttacaaataaagtgTCATGATACCAGCATAACCTCAAAATGCCTATGTTGTAAAATACACTGTGGTAACAGAAATGTATGAATACATAAAACCCCCAAATTCTTTAATTTGTTCATGAGTTTACCACTGGGACTAAGAGTCTGTATTTGAAGCCTAGATAAACATTTAAATCAGGTCTTATGGCTGGTCTGTAAACAGTAGAGGCTAGCTCCTTCCAGGAACTAGATAGGTGTCCCAAAGgtactttctttcctctctgctttccCACTCCTCATCAATGAATTCTAGCTCCTCACCTCTGTCTTGTGGCCCTTGGAGCACTGGAGATTTGTGCTGGGTTGCCACAGGTTGGAGCTGAGTATCCGGAGGCTCTGGTGCAGATTTGGAATGCACGACCTCCTCCCAGAGTACCCTATGTCCATGTGCACGAGCAGGGACCTAGAAACAAGACACCTGCATTACAAGGAATCCCTTTGAGAAATGAAGTGAACAGTGTAACAGTACCAAGAGCACATCTAAAGGGATACATACTGGGGGAAGGAAAAAGCAGAATCTCACTTACTTAGGAACACAAACATGTTGATTTGCACAGAAAGGCATCATCTCTGCTTAGTACTGAAGGAAA
The DNA window shown above is from Phocoena phocoena chromosome 10, mPhoPho1.1, whole genome shotgun sequence and carries:
- the ZKSCAN8 gene encoding zinc finger protein with KRAB and SCAN domains 8 isoform X2, translated to MAAESRKSLVPSPPDQAPEEDLVIIKVEEDHGWDQESSLHENNPPGQELFRLRFRKLCYQETLGPREALIQLRALCHQWLRPDLNTKEQILELLVLEQFLTILPEELQTLVKEHHLENGEEVVTLLEDLERQIDILGRPVPARAHGHRVLWEEVVHSKSAPEPPDTQLQPVATQHKSPVLQGPQDRAISASQSPTPSQKGSPRDQEMTATLLTAGFQTLEKIEDMAVSLIREEWLLDSSQKDLSRDNRPENYRNMFSLGGETRNENRELASKQVISTGIQPHGETAAKCNGDVIGGLEHGEARDLLGTLERQRGNPTQERRHKCDECGKSFAQSSGLVRHWRIHTGEKPYQCNVCGKAFSYRSALLSHQDIHNKVKRYHCKECGKAFSQNTGLILHQRIHTGEKPYQCNQCGKAFSQSAGLILHQRIHSGERPYECNECGKAFSHSSHLIGHQRIHTGEKPYECDECGKTFRRSSHLIGHQRSHTGEKPYKCNECGRAFSQKSGLIEHQRIHTGERPYKCKECGKAFNGNTGLIQHLRIHTGEKPYQCNECGKAFIQRSSLIRHQRIHSGEKSESTGV
- the ZKSCAN8 gene encoding zinc finger protein with KRAB and SCAN domains 8 isoform X1; this translates as MAAESRKSLVPSPPDQAPEEDLVIIKVEEDHGWDQESSLHENNPPGQELFRLRFRKLCYQETLGPREALIQLRALCHQWLRPDLNTKEQILELLVLEQFLTILPEELQTLVKEHHLENGEEVVTLLEDLERQIDILGRPVPARAHGHRVLWEEVVHSKSAPEPPDTQLQPVATQHKSPVLQGPQDRGEELEFTLSAISASQSPTPSQKGSPRDQEMTATLLTAGFQTLEKIEDMAVSLIREEWLLDSSQKDLSRDNRPENYRNMFSLGGETRNENRELASKQVISTGIQPHGETAAKCNGDVIGGLEHGEARDLLGTLERQRGNPTQERRHKCDECGKSFAQSSGLVRHWRIHTGEKPYQCNVCGKAFSYRSALLSHQDIHNKVKRYHCKECGKAFSQNTGLILHQRIHTGEKPYQCNQCGKAFSQSAGLILHQRIHSGERPYECNECGKAFSHSSHLIGHQRIHTGEKPYECDECGKTFRRSSHLIGHQRSHTGEKPYKCNECGRAFSQKSGLIEHQRIHTGERPYKCKECGKAFNGNTGLIQHLRIHTGEKPYQCNECGKAFIQRSSLIRHQRIHSGEKSESTGV